The DNA window CTGTAAATTTATTTGCTCAATTTCAAAATTTGTATACTGAGCTTCCTTTGCTTTTTTTAATAGAATTCCATGTAAGATTTTATCTTCTTCCATCTTCCCCTCCAAATAATTTTTATTAAATTCTTATTGTTTTACTATGATAACATATTTTATAATATTTTTCAAGAGTTTCTATTCAATTTTATAATATTTTTATCTTTGCCTTATTTTTACTCTAAATTAGTATATTTTTTTATCAATTTTATTATTTTTTAAAATTTTAATTGAATTTTATATTAAATAATAGTAAACTTATGTAAAGTATTTATTTATATATTTGGTTTATAATATATTAAATAAAATAAATTTTTATTTTCAATATAGTTTGTTTACAAAATTTTTTATAATATAAATGAAAGGTGGTTTTAACAAATGGAAGCTTGGAGAGGTTTTAAAGATGGTGAATGGCAAAAAAGTATTAATGTAAGTAACTTTATCAAAAATAATTATACAGAATATTTAGGAGATGAATCATTCTTAGAAGGTCCTACTGAAAATACTAAAAAGTTATGGGATATTTTAAGTGGAATGTTAAAAATAGAAAGAGAAAAAGGTATCTATGATGCTGAAACTAAAATTCCTTCTAAAATTGATGCTTATGGAGCTGGGTATATTGATAAAAATTTAGAAACAATAGTAGGTTTACAAACTGATGCTCCTCTAAAAAGAGCTATATTCCCAAATGGTGGATTAAGAATGGTTGAAAACTCATTAGAAGCTTTTGGTTATAAATTAGATCCTGCAACAAAAGAAATATATGAAAAATATAGAAAAAGCCATAATGCTGGAGTTTTCTCAGCATATACACCTGCAATAAAAGCTGCTAGACATACTGGAATTATTACTGGTCTTCCTGATGCTTATGGTAGAGGAAGAATCATAGGAGATTATAGAAGAGTTGCTCTTTATGGTGTTGATAGACTTATTGAAGAAAGAAAAAGAGAATTTGATGCTTATGATCCAGAAGAAATGACAGAAGATGTTATTAGAGATAGAGAAGAAATGTTTGAACAATTAGAAGCTTTAAAAGCTTTAAAAAGAATGGCAGCTGCCTATGGTTTTGATATAGGAAGACCTGCTGAAACTGCTCAAGAAGCTGTTCAATGGACTTATTTCGGATACTTAGGTGCTATCAAAGACCAAAATGGTGCTGCAATGAGTTTAGGTAAAACTGCTGGTTTCTTAGATGTATATATAGAAAGAGATTTAAAAGAAGGAAGAATCACTGAAAAACAAGCTCAAGAATTTATAGACCATTTCATTATGAAACTTAGAATTGTAAGATTCTTGAGAACTCCTGAATATGACCAATTATTCTCTGGAGATCCAGTATGGGTAACTGAATCAATAGGTGGAATGAATAATGAAGGTAGATCTTGGGTAACAAAAAATGCTTTTAGATATTTAAATACTCTTTACAACTTAGGTACAGCTCCTGAACCTAACTTGACTATCCTATGGAGTGAAAGATTACCTGAAAACTGGAAAAAATTCTGTTCTAAAGTTTCAATAGATACTTCTTCATTACAATATGAAAATGATGATATTATGAGACCACAATTTGGTGAAGACTATGGAATAGCTTGTTGTGTATCTCCTATGGCTATAGGAAAACAAATGCAATTCTTTGGAGCAAGAGCTAACTTACCTAAAGCATTACTTTATGCAATAAATGGTGGTAAAGATGAATTAAAGAAAGAACAAGTAACTCCTGCTGGACAATTTGAAAAAATTACTGGTGATTACTTAGAATTTGATGAAGTTTGGGAAAAATATGACAAAATGCTTACGTGGCTTGCATCAACTTATGTAAAAGCATTAAATATTATTCACTATATGCATGATAAATATTCTTATGAAGCATTAGAAATGGCTTTACATTCACTAGATATTAAGAGAACAGAAGCTTGTGGTATAGCTGGACTTTCAATAGTTGCTGACTCACTTGCTGCTATTAAATATGGTAAAGTAAGAGTAATAAGAGATGAAGCTGGAGATGCTGTTGATTATGTGGTTGAACAACCTTATGTTCCATTTGGAAATAATGATGATAGAACAGATGAATTAGCAGTTAAAGTTGTTAGAACATTTATGAATAAAATAAGAAGTCATAGAATGTATAGAGATGCTGAGCCTACTCAATCAGTTCTTACAATAACTTCAAATGTTGTTTATGGTAAGAAAACAGGAAATACTCCTGATGGAAGAAGAGCAGGAGCTCCATTTGGACCAGGAGCAAACCCTATGCATGGTAGAGATACTAAGGGAGCAGTTGCTTCTCTAGCATCAGTTGCTAAATTACCATTTGAAGATGCAAATGATGGAATTTCTTATACATTTGCTATAACTCCTGAAACATTAGGAAAAACAGATGATGAAAAGAAAAATAATCTAGTTGGACTTCTTGATGGATACTTTAAACAAACTGGACACCACCTAAATGTAAATGTATTTGGTAGAGAATTATTAGAAGACGCTATGGAACATCCTGAAAATTATCCACAACTTACAATAAGAGTTTCTGGATATGCAGTAAACTTTATTAAATTAACAAGAGAACAACAATTAGATGTTATAAACAGAACTATTAGTAACAAAATGTAATAAAATAAATAGGGGAGAGTTTTCTCCCCTTTACATTAATATTTAAAAGGAAATGATAATATGCAAGGTTATATAAATTCTTTTGAATCTTTTGGAACAAAAGATGGCTCTGGAATAAGATTTGTAGTTTTTATGCAAGGTTGCCCTTTAAGATGTTTGTATTGTCATAATGTAGATACTTGGGAACTGAAAGATAAAAACTATATCTACACTCCTGAGGAAATTTTAGCTGAATTAAATAAAGTTAGAGCTTTCTTAACTGGTGGAATAACTGCCTCTGGTGGTGAACCTCTTTTTCAAGCCTCTTTTATATTAGAACTTTTTAAACTTTGTAAAGAAAATGGAATACATACTGCTCTTGATACTTCTGGCTATATTTTTAATGATCAAGCAAAAAAGGTTTTGGAATACACAGATTTAGTTTTATTAGATATAAAACACATAGATAAAGATATGTATAAGAAACTTACCTCTGTTGATTTAGAACCTACACTTAATTTTATAAAATATTTACAAGAAATTAATAAACCTGTTTGGATAAGGTATGTACTTGTTCCCGGTTATACTGATGATATAAAAGACTTAAATGATTGGGCTAAGTTTGTATCTCAATTTGATGTTGTAAAAAGAGTTGATATCTTACCATTTCATCAGATGGCTATTTATAAATGGGAGAAGACTAATAGAGAATATAAATTAAAAGATACTCTTACTCCTAATAAAGAGCAAATTCAAAAAGCAGAAGAAATTTTTAGAAAATATAATTTACCCTTATATAAAGAAAGAAGCTAGGATAATTCTGTACTGACCCCAAGAAGTTAAACAAATTTAATTTAACTTACTAATAAGGATTGACTTCAGTAAGAAGTCTGTATATTTTATAGTATAAATAGATTTTATAGAAAAAGAGAATTCTATAAGTTTCTATACTTACAAAATTCTCTAAATTATTTATTATTCTTAATTAAAATTTTTTATTTAATTTCTTTAATAGCTTGCATAAAACCAGCTAAATTTTGAATTTCACTAGGGATAAGAATCTTTGTAGATTTTCCATCAGCAACTTTTTCAAAAGTTTCAAAAGATTTTAATGCTAAAATTTCTTTTGTAGGTTGAGCTTCATTTAAAACTTTAATAGCTTCAGCTTCAGCTTTTTGAATTTCAAGGATAGCTTGAGCTTTACCTTCAGCTTCTTTTATTTTAACTTCTTTTTCAGCTTCAGCTCTTAATATTGCAGATTGCTTTTCCCCTTCTGCAACAAGAATAGCAGATTCTCTTGTAGCTTGAGCCTCAAGAATTTTTGCTCTTTTTTCTCTTTCAGCTTTCATTTCTTTTTCCATTGCAATTCTAATATCATTTGGTGGTAGTATAGATTTTAGTTCAACTCTGTTTACTTTTATTCCCCAAGGATCAGTTGCATCATCAAGTTCTTGACGCATTTTAGTATTGATAATATCTCTTGATGTTAAAGTTTCATCAACTGTCATATCTCCTATAATATTTCTAAGAGTTGT is part of the Fusobacterium nucleatum genome and encodes:
- a CDS encoding SPFH/Band 7/PHB domain protein, with the translated sequence MFYIPFFVLLIILIAIIMLKAVKIVPESQVYIVEKLGKYYQSLSSGLSFINPFFDKVSRIVSLKEQVVDFDPQAVITKDNATMQIDTVVYFQITDPKLYTYGVERPLSAIENLTATTLRNIIGDMTVDETLTSRDIINTKMRQELDDATDPWGIKVNRVELKSILPPNDIRIAMEKEMKAEREKRAKILEAQATRESAILVAEGEKQSAILRAEAEKEVKIKEAEGKAQAILEIQKAEAEAIKVLNEAQPTKEILALKSFETFEKVADGKSTKILIPSEIQNLAGFMQAIKEIK
- the pflA gene encoding pyruvate formate lyase-activating protein, yielding MQGYINSFESFGTKDGSGIRFVVFMQGCPLRCLYCHNVDTWELKDKNYIYTPEEILAELNKVRAFLTGGITASGGEPLFQASFILELFKLCKENGIHTALDTSGYIFNDQAKKVLEYTDLVLLDIKHIDKDMYKKLTSVDLEPTLNFIKYLQEINKPVWIRYVLVPGYTDDIKDLNDWAKFVSQFDVVKRVDILPFHQMAIYKWEKTNREYKLKDTLTPNKEQIQKAEEIFRKYNLPLYKERS
- the pflB gene encoding formate C-acetyltransferase, which produces MEAWRGFKDGEWQKSINVSNFIKNNYTEYLGDESFLEGPTENTKKLWDILSGMLKIEREKGIYDAETKIPSKIDAYGAGYIDKNLETIVGLQTDAPLKRAIFPNGGLRMVENSLEAFGYKLDPATKEIYEKYRKSHNAGVFSAYTPAIKAARHTGIITGLPDAYGRGRIIGDYRRVALYGVDRLIEERKREFDAYDPEEMTEDVIRDREEMFEQLEALKALKRMAAAYGFDIGRPAETAQEAVQWTYFGYLGAIKDQNGAAMSLGKTAGFLDVYIERDLKEGRITEKQAQEFIDHFIMKLRIVRFLRTPEYDQLFSGDPVWVTESIGGMNNEGRSWVTKNAFRYLNTLYNLGTAPEPNLTILWSERLPENWKKFCSKVSIDTSSLQYENDDIMRPQFGEDYGIACCVSPMAIGKQMQFFGARANLPKALLYAINGGKDELKKEQVTPAGQFEKITGDYLEFDEVWEKYDKMLTWLASTYVKALNIIHYMHDKYSYEALEMALHSLDIKRTEACGIAGLSIVADSLAAIKYGKVRVIRDEAGDAVDYVVEQPYVPFGNNDDRTDELAVKVVRTFMNKIRSHRMYRDAEPTQSVLTITSNVVYGKKTGNTPDGRRAGAPFGPGANPMHGRDTKGAVASLASVAKLPFEDANDGISYTFAITPETLGKTDDEKKNNLVGLLDGYFKQTGHHLNVNVFGRELLEDAMEHPENYPQLTIRVSGYAVNFIKLTREQQLDVINRTISNKM